Below is a window of Juglans regia cultivar Chandler unplaced genomic scaffold, Walnut 2.0 Scaffold_709, whole genome shotgun sequence DNA.
CCACTTTACTTGGCTGCCGAGAGACACTTTCCAGATTTGGTATCTGAAATTTTGAACACATTCCAATCACCAGCTTATGATGGCCCCTTGGGTAGAACGGCTTTGCATGCTGcaacattttcaaatgatgCAGGTATTGCTATGTTATCTTTTACGCATTGTAGAATATgatttgcttaaaaaaatatttatgtggtGGTATCAAATATGACAGGACATCGAATTCATGAAATATAAAGATGTTTGATATGCACAGAGctggttttagattaatttcGTGCTTAACTTAAAGCTTGAAATATTTGATCATGTCTGCCTTGTCCTGCATTTTACCACATTAAATGACCACCTGAATAGTCTTTTTTCTGTCTCCTAACCTATGTCTTCCTTTTTGTCCAtcagaaaattattacattaatttaGCATGTTTAAATTCTTTTAGGAATGACCGAAAACATTTTGGAAAGATATGGTCGCGATCTATGTAAACAAACAGACCAAAAAGGTTGGACTCCGCTTCACTTGGCTGCATACTTGGGTTACGTTGAGCCAACAAAACTATTGCTGCAATATGGTAGAGAGGTGGCATATATGAAAGATGCAGAGGGTAGGACAGCTCTTCACATTGCAGCTCATCGCAACCAAGAAGGAGTAACAAAAGAGATTATATCAATGTGTCCTGATTGTTGCGAAGTGGTTGACAATGAAGGCCACAATGCACTCCATCTCGCCGTGCACAGCCACTGGCCAACTGCAGCGCTAATCATCCAAAATAATCCGTCTTTACGGAATCTTTTGAATCAGGCGGACAATGACGGGAATACACCTCTCCATCACTATTACAATTATGTTGGATACATGAAGGGTGTCATGAATTCTCCAAGAGTTGACGAAATGGTCTTCAACAAAAAGAATCAGATTGCTTTTCAAATCTTAAGAAGTAAATGCTTTCCAACCGATGGTGATGAGGTAACATaatcttttatctttcttcaaaaaataaaattatatacttaatatttgaatttagttcttttcaataatatatGCTAAGGACTACAGAAACCAAAGGAATTCTTAGAatcataattaatcaaattggattttttttcattttattttaaaattaaactgatttATGCATGTATcacataacataatatataaatcagATATTTCTACAAAACCTGTTTCGTTTCAAAAcatatttgatttgatatatctTCTTTATAATGATGCATCTTAGGaacgataatatttttctattcattttataacttctaaatgtatttttataagatgcatttaaatatgaagttaaCTGTCTTTACATATTctgattttagttattattttgtacTGAGCCGCCTTGCTTTATCAAACAAATATTATGCGAGCTAGGTACAATATTCCGCTTTACAGAGGAAGCGGGACGAATTTTATAAAGGCCAAAAAAATCATTGGTTCCTTTTCAATGGAAGAGTATTAGAAACTGGGTATGATGAAATTGAGAAGGAGAAACAGCCAGAGGGGGATGAGGATTGGCAGGAGAtggagaaaaagaaggaagagatggATAAAGCGGCTCAAGCCCATTTGGTAGTTGCTGCACTCATTACAACCGTGACCTTTGCAGCAGGCATTACCATGCCAGGGGGCTTCATTGGTGGAGATGATCATCCACATCTAGGCTCTGCAGTTCTGGAAAAAAGTACTGCTTTTAAAGCATTCATCATTACAAACGCCCTGGCATTGATGCTATCCAGTTCTGCTGTCTTTATCTACCTATTTATTCCGTTTATTCCTTCTAAATCCTTCTTCAGGCAGCGCTTATGTTTTGCTCAAATGGCCTTTTGGTTCCTTATTTCGTCCATGGCACCAATGGTTTTGGCATTTGTCACAGGAACATATGCTGTGTTGGAGCATTCAAACATTGCAATTCCCACTTGTATTATTTGCTTATCCTTCATTACCATCcttgtttttatatttctaaaacTACGGTTGTACCTATGATGTAAGCGCAATGCAAGGATATTTCTGATTTgagcaataaaaatattatgagtacggaacttttctttttttaagataaatgtgATTGTCTATAGTGTTTAATTGCAAATTTTCTATGTTAGTATTTGGTTTCCAGAATGACACCTCGTTAACTTAACTCGGAAATTTTGACTTGCAATTGCAAAGCTTTTACAACTCGCAACTTTCGTTGAACTCCATTAACAATTTTttagccccatggcatgcaatACTCTGTGTCCAACTTTGAGCATTCCTAATGGcttatctaaaattttatctgaaataataagtaaaactcatattttctaGTTTAGCAAATGACTTTACAATACACTATACAgtggtttatattttttttttatatattatttaaatattcttgattttctcagctttttttgttcattttaaaTACTTTACAACTATGAttgaatttgtaatatttttagatatcttttatatttttcatatattaatatgaatgcAATATCTTCACTGTTGATAAAATGATATCAATCgctcaagaaaaaattaaaaagaaaataaatggacctcattcattctattttttctcatctttttatcctttttatcATGTCTTGCACAATTggtaatatgaatatttttctttttataatagataaaatattctaataataatgtGACATTTGCATGTTTTTACAAATAAGTGTAAatgtgagaaatatatatataaaattaagattggtaaaagtaaaaaaataataattgggtGACCCTGTCCCAAGTTTGGAGGTTCGAGGGATGGGTTTAAGGAATTGGGTCATCAGAGTTTCTTGATTGAGTTTCAGAAGTTGACTGATAAAGAAATGGTGCGTAGTGGTTGTCTATGATTTTTTGATAGGAACCTCTTAACCTTGCTACAAGTGGATAAGACTCTGTCTATCAATGTGTTGCAATTTAACTTTGAACCCTTTTGGGTTTAACTTCATAAGGCAGCTATGACAGAAGAGGTGGGGGAACCGTTTGGATTCTCAATTGGTCATGTCATAAAGTTGATGTTGAGTCTCATGGTTTGGCATGGGGGAGATGTCTTCGAGTGAGGGTTGCACTGGACCTCCATAAGCTTTTACTAAGAGGAAAGTGGTTGAAGTTTGAGGAGCAGCAGTATtggatttcttttaaatataagagGCTGTAGAATTCTTGCTTTCAATGTGGTACTTTATTTCATAAAGGGAGGGGTTGTTTCGGGCATTGATTTGAGCACCAAGGGGATGATTTGAAGTCTCGGCAGTTTGGTCATTGGATTCGAGCACAACCAATGAACAACATTTTTTATGCTCGAAAATATGGTGGTGCACCTGGTCACAACCAACAACAGAGGTGGGAGCAGGTAGATGCAAAAGGTGGTGATAGGGATGATGCCGGTTTAGGAAAGGAGGATAAGAAGGATACTAAGGCTGCTATGAAGGAGTTTCCTATTGTGCAGAAGATGGATAAGGAATCTAGAGTAATTGGTGGAGACCAGTCAAAAGAAGAGGATGATGGTAGAGGGGCTACAGCTGTGAAGGATTCCTTTAATCATGGGAGTTTCCAAAATGAGACAATGGAGAGCAGACCACCTGATGTGGAGCAGATAGCGAGTCTAAATGGGATAGATGTTTCCTTGTATGAGTCTGTGGAGCAAGAAAAGGAGGAGACTGATTGCCATATGGAGTTGGAAACTTCCCAAATAGACTTGGAAAGTCTTTCTAAAACAACAATACTTCCCAAGCCTACTGGGCCTCGAGAGAAGGGTGAGTCTTCCAACGTGTCTTTCAGCGGTGGCAATTCCTTTAATAATTCAATGGCAGATGCTAGTTACCAGCCCTACCAATATTAATGTGTCTCCTAGTATTGAACTGCCTAGAgcttgggaaccctcagacAGTTAGAATCCTTAGGCAATTGACTAAGGAAAAGTGTCCCCACTTGGTTTCCTTGTGGAAACTAAGTGTAATACTAGCCGGATGGATGGGGTTAGAAGATCTTTGGAGTTTGAAAATTATTGTGGATAGTGTGGGGGTCATCGGGGGCATTGCTTTGCTTTGGAAGAAAGGTTGGAGTGTGAAAGTTACCAACTATACATGATGGCACATTAGTGCAGCTGTGTAGTAGGCGGAAGATGGTCCTAAATGGTAGTTTGCAGGTTTATATGGTCCACCAGATACAGTTAAAAGGAGCAGTAGTTGGCAACTTCTAAAGATGCTCAAACCTTCTTCATCAATGGCATGGTTGTGTGTAGGtgacttcaatgaaattttgCTTCAAAGGGAGAAGATGAGAGTTGCTATCAGGCCCTACAAACAGATTGAATGTTTCAGATAGGTTGTAGACCATTGTGGCCTCAATGACATTCACTCCCAAGGGCAGAGATTCAAGTGGTCCAATAATAGGAGTGGAAGGGAGTTCACTAAGGAAAGGATTGATAGAGCTTTAGCTAACAAAGAATGGAATGATTTGTTCAATAGTGCTACATTTACTGCACTTCCTGCTATAAAATTAGATCACTCTCCCCTTCATATCAACTTACAGAAACATGAGTCTAGAAGGGGCAAGCAAAATGAGGTGTTTAGATTTGAGGCAGCTTGGGAAATGAAGGGAGAATGCCTAGGAATTGTGAAAGAAGCATGGGATAAAGGACCAATGGGAGGGAATGGGGCATCTATGATGATATTTAAGCTCAAGCAGTGTCAAAGAGGCGTTATGCACTAGAAGCAGAAGCACAAACAGAAGGATTAAAGGGCCCTTTCTCTAGGATTCGCTAGCATTGGTCATCTTCAAGATACTGGTGATGGTACTCACATGACTCACATGAAGACGCTACAAATAGAGGTGGAACAATCCTTAgcataaaatgaattgaaatggagGCAAAGAGCCAAGCAACATTGGTTAAAAAATGGAGATAAGAACACAGTTTTTTCGCTTGCAGGCAAATCAAAGGAGAAAGACAAATGCAATCAAAAGTATTGTTGATGTGAATGAAGAGGTAGTGACTAAGCAGTGTGATGTTGGTGTTGTTTTCACAGgttcattttctaatatttttactaaCTCTTTGCCTACTAATTTTGAGGATTGTTTGAGTTCTTTGGTTCCCAAGATCTCGAATGAAATGAATACTAGTATTATGATGCAATTCACAAAGGAGGAAGTTAAAGCAGCTGTGTTTCAAATGAATCCCTTGGGATCTCTTGGTCCTGATGGGTTTCCAGAACAGTTCTATCGGAAGCATTGGGAGGTGGTGGGTGGGGATGTATGCAAATTTGTTCTACAAGTGTTTAATCATGGTGATTCTCTCAAGGAAGTAAATGACACTTTCATTTCACTCATTCCTAAGGTTAAGAATCCAAAGAGAGTGGCTGAGTACAGGCCtataagcctttgtaatgtcatttataaaataGTGTAAAAAACACTTGCTAATAGGCTGAAAGTTATCCTACCTGACATAATCTCCTTgaaccaaagtgcttttgtgCTTGGGAGGCTTATTTCTGACAACACTTTGGTGGCTTATGTGGTTCTCCACTCTATGAGCTCAAGAATGAAAGGGATGAAGGGTTTTATGGCCCTAAAATTGGATATGAGCAATGCTTATAATAGGGTAGAATGAAGTTTTGTAGAGGCAGTGATGAAGAAGATTGGTTTTCAACAGCATTGGGTGTCCcttattcaaaaatatctaAACTTAGTTTCTTATTCCATTCTTGTTAATGGTGAGCCTCAACAGAAATTTTATCCTTACAAGGGCCTTAGACAATGTGACCCCTTATCCCCGTACATTTTCATCGTTTGTGCTGAGGTCTTATCATCTTTGTTGCATAAAGCTGAGCAGTGTGATGCCATTACTATTGTTCCAATTGGGAAAGGCCCTACTAGTGTCAATCACCTCTTTTTTGCATATGATAGTCTGCTCTTTTGCCACTCTAACACTGAGGAGTTGACTAGAATTCTCAAGATTCATGATTCATATGAATAGGCATCGGGTCAAGTATTGAATAATGACAAGTCATCTGTTTTTTTAGCAAGAACACTAATGTTGAGGTACAAAAACAGATTTTGCAATTGGCTGGGGTTAAAACTATTGGGACTTTTGAAATGTGCAGTGGTGGGGAGGGCTAAAATTGCAgctttttattctttcataGATAGAACATGCGCTAGGGTGGCCAACTAGAAAACAAAGTTCCTCTCAGCAGTAGGTAAAGAAGTTCTCCTTAAAGCTGTCCTCCAAGCTATTCCAACTTATTCAATGGGGATCTTTCTCTTGCCACCTCTATTACTAAAAGACTAAACAAGCTGCTTAAGAAATTTTAGTGGGGCTATAATGAAGGTGCTTCAAAAATCTAGTGGGTGAATTGGAAACAACTTAGTCATGCAAAAGAATCTGAGGTGTTGGTTTTAGGGATTTAGAAGTCTGAATTTGCCCATGCTCTCAAAACAAAGCTAGAGAATATTGTAGGATCCATCTTCTCTGGTTGCCAAGGTGTTAAAGCAGAAGTATTTTAGCAAGGTGGACTTGTTGGATGCTAAACTGGGGTCAAGGCCATCATTTGCTTGGAGAAGTTTGTATGGAGGTCTATGCTTAAGAAGGGTCTCATGTGGAGGGTTAGGAATGGCCAAAGGGTGCATATCTGGTCAGATAGATGGGTTCCAATTCTCCCATCATGTCAGACTACATCCTCTCGAGCTAAAGGTTGTAGATATGAAATAGTGATTTGATTGATTCTTATCTGAAGCAATGGAAGGGGGACCTCCTTCAAGAGCTATTCTCATCACAGAAGATTGAGGCCATTAAATCCATTCCTATTAGTCTTGAGGGGAGAGAAGATAAACTGTTATGGAGTTTTACTAATAATGGTCAGTTTTCAATAAGAAATGGGTATCATCTTCATAAAGACTTGGAGAATGAATTGGAAGGGAATCTTCAAGCAGATCAAGAGAACAAGTAGGGTGGAAGGTGTTATGGAAAATGAAGGTGGCTCCTACTGCTAAGCAGTTTATCTGGAGAGCTTGTAGTGAAGCCCTTCCCACCCTTGCTAATTTTAACATAAGAAAGATTATTGAAGATAGTTTGTGCTCCATCTGCAGGCAAGAACCTAAGCTAGGGACGTGTGGAATCAGAGTTGCAAAAAAGTGCAAAAGATGACTTATCAGATTGAGTTATTCATTAACATTTGGACTCATTTAGTTAATCATCTTACTACCGATGTGTTGGAGGAAGTGGTTGTTACATTGAGATGGATTTGGACTAGCAGAAATGAGGTATCACATGGAAAAGGTCAGAGTAGAGTTAGAAAATTTCAAAGAATCAAACCAAGCTGCTCAGCAAGTCCCTAATCAAATGGCTCAGGTGAATCACAAGTGGACAAAACCAGCAGAGGGGACTTTTAAAGTAAATTGGGATGCTGTAGTGAAGGTAGTTGAGGGCAaaatttgtaacgccccgaccccgagggtccggagagttaactcataaaacctgataatcaactctaacaagggtagagtacttccaaattcaagaatttatccattttcccaaacctcaaatcgaacgtatatacttcaattaaataaatcaaataaactcatctatccaaaattcaacaacccaaataaaatcaacttttcttcatgtctcaaataacaactagaaataatataacattaacataagtatccataaaccgtctaaatccattgaagcaaagttaagaaagataattaacctccaacaccaacactaatatcatgtgatacccaacaacaaatcaatgctaatcttctccatagactctaatactgatcttcagctgagccatcgatgtcatctggaatattatgaagattaacgggtgagttatcaacaactcagtaagcagagagcatatactagcatgtaaacatgagcatttataacatttgataagccgaacagaacatttactttcagaatgtagaaacaaaacttgtacaaaaacattagagcgaaattttcagaaaaatgaacttattccaaaaatagaatccgttgacat
It encodes the following:
- the LOC118346143 gene encoding protein ACCELERATED CELL DEATH 6-like translates to LHDAVRHNHIEVVKQLLREVDREFSFGANGAGETPLYLAAERHFPDLVSEILNTFQSPAYDGPLGRTALHAATFSNDAGMTENILERYGRDLCKQTDQKGWTPLHLAAYLGYVEPTKLLLQYGREVAYMKDAEGRTALHIAAHRNQEGVTKEIISMCPDCCEVVDNEGHNALHLAVHSHWPTAALIIQNNPSLRNLLNQADNDGNTPLHHYYNYVGYMKGVMNSPRVDEMVFNKKNQIAFQILRSKCFPTDGDEVQYSALQRKRDEFYKGQKNHWFLFNGRVLETGYDEIEKEKQPEGDEDWQEMEKKKEEMDKAAQAHLVVAALITTVTFAAGITMPGGFIGGDDHPHLGSAVLEKSTAFKAFIITNALALMLSSSAVFIYLFIPFIPSKSFFRQRLCFAQMAFWFLISSMAPMVLAFVTGTYAVLEHSNIAIPTCIICLSFITILVFIFLKLRLYL